Proteins found in one Kluyveromyces marxianus DMKU3-1042 DNA, complete genome, chromosome 2 genomic segment:
- the HCA4 gene encoding RNA-dependent ATPase HCA4 translates to MAKKQRHNTKQRKLLREKENQKIQDLETRISEYDPKLAKPLLFQDLPISEYTLKGLKEAAFIKMTEIQRESIPLSLKGHDVLGAAKTGSGKTLAFLIPVLEKLYREKWTDMDGLGALIISPTRELAMQIYEVLSKIGKHTTFSAALVIGGKDVNFEKERLSRINILIGTPGRILQHMDQAVGFNVSNLQMLVLDEADRCLDMGFKKTLDAIINNLPPSRQTLLFSATQSQTLDDLARLSLTDYKQVGTLEALNSKNAAATPESLQQSYIEVPLTDKLDILYSFIKSHLKSKLIVFLSSSKQVHFVYETFRKLQPGISLMHLHGRQKQTARTETLDKFSRAQHVCLFSTDVVARGIDFPSVDWVIQVDCPEDADTYIHRVGRAARFGKEGKSLIMLTPEELEGFLKRLKSKNIEPSRLNIKQSKKKSIKPQLQSLLFKDPELKYLGQKAFISYARSIYIQKDKEVFHFDELPLEEFANSLGLPGAPKIKMKGMKSIEKAKELKNTSRQLLSLAKTNEDGELVKESKNEVRTRYDKMFERKNQTVLSEHYLNITKSQAEEDEDQDFIKVKRQDHDLNEKDLPELIIPTSKRAQKKALSKKAALASKGNPTKVKFDDDGVAHPVYELEDEEAFHEKGDSLKQKEEFLSKEAELMAKVDVEDKQIAKEKKQEKKRKRLEAMRREMEAEMDDSDFEGETVAYLGTGNLSDDMQSGDDYESDSEEESDSETSRQPQRKKSRYDSSSDEEDHGEKDKFGKIIEVEEPKTLEDLESLTANLIDA, encoded by the coding sequence ATGGCgaagaaacaaagacaCAATACTAAACAGAGAAAGCTACTGCGTGAGAAGGAAAACCAAAAGATCCAAGACTTGGAGACTAGAATTTCAGAGTATGATCCAAAACTTGCTAAACCTCTACTTTTCCAAGATTTACCAATAAGTGAGTACACGTTGaaaggtttgaaagaagCTGCATTTATCAAAATGACCGAGATTCAACGTGAGTCTATACCACTTTCTTTGAAAGGACATGATGTATTAGGTGCTGCCAAAACCGGATCTGGTAAGACCTTGGCGTTCTTAATACCTGTGTTGGAGAAATTATACAGAGAAAAATGGACCGATATGGATGGTCTTGGTGCTTTGATCATATCTCCTACCAGAGAATTAGCCATGCAAATCTACGAGGTATTGAGTAAGATCGGGAAACACACCACATTTTCTGCAGCCTTGGTTATTGGTGGTAAAGATGTCAATTTTGAGAAGGAAAGACTCTCAAGAATTAATATTCTAATCGGAACTCCTGGTAGAATTTTACAGCATATGGATCAAGCCGTTGGGTTCAACGTTTCTAACTTACAGATGCTAGTGTTGGATGAAGCGGATAGATGTCTCGATATGGGGTTCAAAAAGACTTTAGATGCTATCATAAACAATTTACCCCCTTCTAGACAAACTCTATTATTTTCTGCTACACAATCTCAAACTTTAGACGATTTGGCAAGACTATCCTTAACAGATTACAAACAGGTTGGAACATTGGAAGCTCTAAACTCAAAAAATGCTGCTGCCACTCCAGAATCGTTACAACAGTCGTATATCGAAGTGCCTCTAACCGATAAGCTTGATATATTGTACAGTTTCATAAAGTCACATCTAAAGTCAAAACttattgtgtttttgtCTAGTTCCAAGCAAGTTCACTTTGTATATGAAACGTTCAGAAAGCTACAACCAGGTATTTCATTAATGCACTTACACGGTAGACAAAAACAGACTGCTAGAACGGAGACTTTAGACAAATTCAGTAGAGCACAGCACGTTTGCTTATTTTCCACTGATGTTGTTGCTAGAGGTATCGATTTCCCATCAGTAGACTGGGTCATCCAAGTTGACTGTCCGGAAGATGCAGACACATATATTCATAGAGTTGGAAGAGCGGCAAGATTCGGAAAAGAGGGTAAATCGCTCATTATGTTAACTCCTGAAGAACTCGAAGggttcttgaaaagattgaagTCTAAAAATATCGAACCAAGCAGATTGAACATCAAAcagtcaaagaaaaagtcCATAAAACCACAACTACAATCACTATTATTCAAGGACCCAGAATTAAAATATTTAGGTCAAAAGGCATTCATCTCCTACGCGAGATCGATCTATATCCAGAAAGATAAAGAGGTTTTCCATTTTGATGAGCTTCCACTCGAAGAATTCGCCAACTCTTTAGGTTTACCAGGTGCTCCAAAGATAAAGATGAAGGGTATGAAATCTATAGAAAAGGCAAAggaattaaaaaatacaTCAAGACAGCTTCTCTCGCTTGCCAAAACCAATGAAGATGGTGAACTTgttaaagaatcaaaaaatgaagtCAGAACAAGGTATGACAAGATGTTTGAACGTAAAAATCAAACTGTTTTGAGTGAACATTACTTAAACATTACAAAATCAcaagctgaagaagatgaggacCAAGACTTCATCAAAGTAAAGCGTCAAGATCACGACttgaatgaaaaagatttaCCAGAACTAATTATTCCAACATCTAAGAGAGCACAAAAGAAAGCGTTATCGAAGAAGGCGGCATTGGCATCAAAGGGTAATCCAACTAAAGTCAagtttgatgatgatggtgttGCTCATCCTGTTTATGAATTAGAGGATGAAGAGGCATTCCATGAGAAGGGTGATTCACTCAAACAAAAGGAGGAGTTCTTGTCTAAGGAAGCTGAATTAATGGCAAAGgttgatgttgaagatAAACAAATAGCTaaggagaagaaacaagagaaaaagcGTAAAAGATTAGAAGCAATGAGAAGAGAGATGGAAGCGGAAATGGATGACAGTGACTTTGAAGGTGAAACAGTAGCTTATCTCGGTACTGGTAATCTCAGTGATGACATGCAATCTGGCGATGATTACGAATCTgattcagaagaagagtctGATTCTGAAACTAGCAGACAGCctcaaagaaagaagagtaGATACGACAGCTCttccgatgaagaagatcatgGCGAAAAAGATAAGTTTGGCAAAATTATTGAAGTGGAAGAACCTAAGACCCTTGAAGATTTGGAATCTTTGACTGCTAACTTAATAGACGCATAG